In Lodderomyces elongisporus chromosome 2, complete sequence, the following proteins share a genomic window:
- the NSR1 gene encoding nuclear localization sequence binding protein, translating into MAKSSSKVDKKSSKSKDVKPVKKVEKEESSSSSSSESESSSSSSSSSSSSSSSSESESESSSSSSSSSSSSSESSSSSEEEEEVEVKEVEKVKKKKRSSSSSSSSSSSSSSSSSSSSESSDDEEEEVEKKTVMEIKKSRRDSTSSSSSSSSSSSSSDEEEETKEEVKKTSKKSSSSSSSSSESDSDSDSSSSSSSSSSSSDSDSDSDSSSSDEEEKDSEVENPKKRKNEEVVADETFKKSKTEAEETAAPTSPAVAEEEGATLFVGRLSWNIDDDWLKKEFEHLGDVIGARVIMERATGKSRGYGYVDFKTKAAAEKALAEMQGKEIDGRPINLDMSTGKPHASKANAGDRARQFGDSQSPPSDTLFIGNLSFNANRDSLFEIFGEYGTVISCRVPTHPDTQQPKGFGYVQFSSVDEAKAALEALNGEYIENRPCRLDFSTPRDNNNNNGGGRGGFGGNRGGRGDFGGNRGGRGGSFGGRGGFGGRERSATPTGTPQRASTEFKGTKKTFD; encoded by the coding sequence ATGGCTAAATCATCAAGCAAAGTTGACAAGAAACTGTCCAAATCAAAGGATGTGAAACCTGTTAAAAaggttgaaaaagaagaatcatcatcctcatcgTCATCTGAATCAGagtcatcatcttcatcatcatcatcatcatcttcttcttcttcttcatctgaGTCAGAATCAgaatcttcatcttcatcatctagCTCATCTAGCTCATCTAGCGaatcatcctcatcatccgaagaggaagaggaggttGAAGTGAAGGAAGTCGAAAAGgttaaaaagaagaagagaagttCTAGTTCAAGCAgctcgtcatcatcatcatcatcatcatcatctagCTCCAGCTCAGAATCATCcgatgatgaagaggaagaagttgagaagaaaacagttatggaaataaagaaatcaaGAAGAGATTCTACTTCAAGCTCAAGCTCAAGCTCAAGTTCTAGCTCATCATCtgatgaagaggaggaaacaaaggaagaagtgaaaaaaacaagtaaGAAATCAAGCTCATCAAGCTCATCAAGTTCTGAATCCGATTCAGACTCTGATAgctcatcttcatcttcatcatcctcctcctcttcagACTCAGACTCAGACTCCGACAGCTCATCTTCagatgaagaggaaaaagactCCGAGGTCGAGAACCCAAAGAAACGTAAGAACGAAGaagttgttgctgatgaaACATTTAAAAAGTCAAAGACTGAAGCTGAGGAAACCGCTGCACCAACATCACCAGCAGtagcagaagaagaaggtgcTACTTTATTCGTTGGTAGATTGTCATGGAACATTGACGATGATTGGTTAAAGAAGGAGTTTGAACATTTGGGAGATGTCATTGGTGCACGTGTTATTATGGAAAGAGCTACTGGAAAGTCAAGAGGTTACGGATACGTCGATTTCAAGACCAAGGCAGCTGCTGAAAAGGCTCTTGCCGAAATGCAAGGTAAAGAGATTGATGGTAGACCAATCAATTTGGATATGTCTACAGGTAAGCCACATGCTTCGAAGGCCAATGCAGGCGACAGAGCTAGACAATTTGGCGATTCTCAATCCCCACCAAGTGATACCTTGTTTATTGGTAACTTGTCATTCAATGCCAACAGAGACAGTTTGTTTGAAATCTTTGGTGAATATGGTACTGTGATTTCATGTAGAGTGCCTACACACCCAGATACTCAACAACCAAAAGGTTTTGGTTACGTTCAATTTTCATCTGTTGACGAAGCCAAGGCTGCATTGGAGGCATTGAATGGTGAATACATTGAGAACAGACCATGTAGATTGGACTTTTCCACACCAAgggacaacaacaacaataacggTGGTGGTAGAGGAGGTTTCGGAGGCAACCGTGGTGGTAGAGGAGATTTTGGCGGAAACCGCGGTGGACGTGGTGGCAGTTTTGGCGGAAGAGGTGGATTCGGTGGCAGAGAAAGATCCGCTACTCCTACCGGCACCCCACAAAGAGCATCGACTGAGTTTAAAGGAACCAAAAAGACTTTTGATTAA
- the RPL16A gene encoding 60S ribosomal protein L16A, with protein sequence MSTFEPVVVIDGKGHLLGRLASIISKQILNGQKIVVVRCEELNISGEFFRNKLKYHDYLRKSTRYNKTKGPFHFRAPSRILYKAIRGMIPHKTARGKAALERLKVFEGIPPPYDKRKRVVVPQALRVLRLKPGRKYTTVGKLSTSVGWKYEAVVDKLEEKRKLQSAEYYAKKKALNKKLNAAKASTAESEVAQKLATFGY encoded by the coding sequence ATGTCCACCTTCGAACCAGTTGTTGTCATTGATGGTAAAGGCCACTTATTGGGTCGTTTAGCCTCGATCATCTCCAAGCAAATCCTCAACGGTCAaaagattgttgttgttagaTGTGAGGAATTGAACATCTCGGGAGAGTTTTTcagaaacaaattgaagtACCACGACTACTTGAGAAAGTCTACCAGATACAACAAGACCAAGGGTCCATTCCACTTCAGAGCCCCATCAAGAATATTGTACAAGGCCATCAGAGGTATGATCCCACACAAGACTGCCAGAGGTAAGGCAGCTTTGGAAAGATTGAAGGTTTTCGAAGGTATCCCACCTCCATACgacaagagaaagagagtcGTTGTGCCACAAGCTTTGAGAGTGTTGAGATTGAAACCAGGTAGAAAATACACTACTGTTGGTAAATTGTCTACCTCAGTTGGTTGGAAGTACGAGGCAGTTGTTGACAAGttggaagagaagagaaaattaCAATCTGCCGAATACTATGCCAAGAAGAAAGCTTTGAACAAGAAGTTGAACGCTGCTAAGGCTTCAACTGCTGAATCTGAAGTTGCTCAAAAATTGGCCACTTTCGGTTACtaa
- the GSF2 gene encoding glucose repression protein: MTSDAKIEEVKEKLHEMEDNVADEDTAFLDIYIRFNDDQEKDYCFQITTTTRFNDLYKIFETLPIALRPSLFYHPQPIGFRKSTSPGYLTEDGNFLFDEEAGKTKSSVIPGDELINSHVWPGQLILPEWQFNDFAFYSTVALLLTWLYTDLPDFISPTPGICLTNQITKLLSVAAIKFGYSNVAKLLLQDIEDDVSIVLQCIFFAFHLIKVGFLFGFLYTGAFNPIRLFRMPGSVAPKPTKEQLVELGWTGTRKATIEEYRDYYREFKIQEHGGMIQAHQAGLFNILRHLGVQLQAGEGYNTPLVKNNMKKTMKEIVNEAETNAANFKLQLSYEWFAELGYVFAANSDGKEGKELAELIKQFRRYGLLISDRRIKQVVEARKSQVKDESNNSNGEEEKPLTPLPPREKIEVVEE, from the coding sequence ATGACTAGTGACGCTAAGATCGAGGAAGTTAAAGAGAAACTTCACGAGATGGAGGATAATGTTGCAGATGAAGATACTGCATTTCTCGACATCTACATCCGTTTCAACGATgatcaagaaaaagactaTTGTTTCCAAATAACGACAACCACTAGGTTTAATGACTTGTACAAGATTTTTGAAACTTTACCAATTGCATTGCGTCCTAGTTTATTCTATCACCCACAACCTATTGGGTTCCGCAAATCAACTTCTCCAGGTTATTTAACTGAAGATGGTAATTTCTTATTCGATGAAGAAGCAGGCAAGACTAAAAGTTCCGTTATCCCTGGCGACGAATTAATCAATAGCCATGTATGGCCAGGACAATTGATCCTTCCCGAATGGCAATTTAACGACTTTGCATTCTACTCGACAGTAGCTCTATTGTTGACTTGGCTCTATACAGACTTGCCAGATTTTATCTCACCTACTCCCGGTATCTGTTTAACCAATCAAATCACCAAGCTTCTAAGTGTTGCAGCCATTAAATTTGGTTACTCCAACGTTGCCAAGCTTTTGTTACAAGACATTGAGGATGACGTGAGCATCGTTTTGCAGTGCATCTTTTTTGCATTCCACTTGATCAAggttggttttttgtttggatTCCTTTATACTGGTGCATTCAACCCAATAAGATTATTTAGAATGCCTGGAAGCGTTGcaccaaaaccaacaaaGGAGCAATTGGTAGAATTGGGCTGGACGGGAACCAGGAAAGCCACAATTGAAGAATATAGAGACTATTACAGAGAGTTTAAGATTCAAGAACATGGCGGAATGATTCAGGCCCACCAAGCAGGATTGTTCAATATTCTTAGACATCTTGGTGTACAATTGCAAGCTGGTGAAGGATACAACACGCCATTGGTCAAGAACAACatgaagaaaacaatgaaGGAAATTGTTAATGAAGCAGAGACCAATGCTGCTAATTTCAAGCTTCAGTTGAGTTATGAATGGTTTGCTGAGTTGGGCTATGTTTTTGCTGCCAACTCCGATGGGAAGGAGGGTAAAGAGTTGGCTGAATTGATTAAGCAATTCAGAAGGTATGGATTGTTGATTAGCGATAGAAGAATCAAACAAGTTGTCGAGGCTAGAAAATCACAGGTGAAGGATGAAtctaataatagtaatggtgaagaagaaaaaccaTTGACTCCATTGCCCCCAAGAGAAAAGATTGAAGTTGTTGAAGAGTAA
- the LEU4_1 gene encoding 2-isopropylmalate synthase (Alpha-isopropylmalate synthase) (Alpha-IPM synthetase), which yields MSVSSQFKLFTRAVSRIPPVKLSYKNMLRDPSKKYPPPKQIKLANREWPNKVITQAPRWLSTDLRDGNQSLPDPMSISEKKEYFHKLVDLGFKEIEVSFPSASQTDFDFTRYAVENAPEDVAIQVLTQSREPLVRRTVESVKGAKKAIIHIYLATSDVFREVVFGMSKEDAIAKAVETTKLVRSLTKDDPSMQETEWNLEFSPECFSDTPVEFAVEICEAVKQAWEPTAEHPMIFNLPATVEVAGPNVYADQIEYFCKNISEREKIIVSVHCHNDRGCGVAATELGLLAGADRVEGCIFGNGERTGNVDLVTVALNLYTQGIAPNLDFSDMESIIDISERCNKIQIHPRAPYGGSLVVCAFSGSHQDAIKKGFSFERDDERWAIPYLPLDPKDIGRTYEAVIRVNSQSGKGGSAWVILRTLGLDLPRHLQVAFSSLVQEKADKLGRELQTQEIVDVFKSNYLVESPLIINDFEITKGKKTDSREIYAQLKSEANTSATEYKLHGEGNGPISAFVDSIQKSFGILFEVVNYTEHSLGSGSSTKAATYIQLSYVDDAGEKVTKWGCGISHDVSEASIQAILSVVNSLVKEGKITV from the coding sequence ATGAGTGTATCTAGTCAGTTTAAGCTCTTTACAAGAGCGGTATCGAGGATACCTCCAGTTAAACTCTCTTACAAAAACATGTTGAGAGATCCATCCAAAAAATACCCACCACCTAAACAGATTAAACTTGCCAACCGTGAGTGGCCAAACAAAGTCATCACACAAGCACCGCGTTGGCTCTCAACGGATTTAAGAGATGGTAACCAATCACTACCTGATCCAATGTCTATTTCtgaaaaaaaggagtaTTTTCACAAACTAGTCGATTTGGGATTTAAGGAAATTGAAGTGAGTTTCCCGCTGGCCTCGCAAACGGATTTCGATTTCACGAGATATGCAGTTGAAAATGCACCAGAAGATGTTGCCATTCAAGTGCTTACCCAATCTCGAGAACCTTTGGTAAGAAGAACCGTTGAATCTGTTAAAGGTGCCAAAAAGGCAATTATCCATATCTACTTGGCTACCTCCGATGTCTTCCGTGAAGTTGTTTTTGGTATGTCCAAAGAAGATGCAATCGCCAAAGCTGTAGAGACTACTAAGCTTGTGCGTAGTCTTACAAAAGATGATCCTTCAATGCAAGAAACTGAATGGAATTTAGAATTTTCACCAGAATGTTTTTCAGATACCCCTGTTGAGTTTGCTGTTGAGATTTGCGAAGCTGTTAAACAGGCTTGGGAACCAACAGCTGAACATCCAatgattttcaatttgcCTGCTACAGTCGAAGTTGCTGGCCCCAATGTCTATGCCGATCAAATTGAgtatttttgcaaaaatatCTCAGAGCGTGAAAAAATAATCGTTTCAGTGCATTGCCATAATGACCGTGGATGTGGTGTTGCTGCTACGGAATTGGGATTGCTTGCAGGAGCAGACCGTGTTGAAGGATGTATATTTGGTAATGGTGAGCGTACAGGAAACGTTGACCTTGTGACTGTGGCATTGAATTTGTACACGCAAGGTATTGCACCAAACTTGGACTTTTCCGATATGGAAAGCATCATTGATATTAGTGAGCGTTGTAACAAGATTCAGATTCACCCAAGAGCACCATATGGTGGTTCCCTTGTTGTTTGTGCATTTAGTGGATCTCATCAAGATGCAATCAAAAAGGGGTTCTCTTTTGAGCGTGACGATGAGAGATGGGCTATACCATACTTGCCATTGGATCCAAAAGATATTGGAAGAACTTATGAGGCTGTTATTAGAGTCAATTCCCAGTCAGGTAAAGGTGGCTCTGCGTGGGTTATCTTGAGAACATTGGGTCTTGATTTGCCTAGACATTTACAAGTtgcattttcatcattggTACAAGAGAAAGCTGACAAATTGGGTCGTGAATTACAAACTCAGGAGATTGTTGATGTATTCAAGAGCAACTACTTGGTTGAATCACCATTAATaatcaatgattttgaGATTACTAAAGGTAAAAAGACGGACAGTAGAGAAATTTACGCACAATTGAAATCTGAGGCCAACACCTCGGCTACTGAATACAAGCTTCATGGTGAAGGTAATGGTCCAATCTCAGCATTTGTTGACTCTATACAAAAATCGTTTGGTATTTTGTTCGAGGTTGTCAATTACACAGAACATTCGCTTGGTAGTGGCTCAAGCACAAAAGCAGctacatatatacaattgagttatgttgatgatgctgGTGAGAAAGTAACCAAATGGGGATGTGGAATCAGTCATGATGTGAGTGAAGCCTCAATCCAAGCCATCTTGAGTGTCGTCAACTCTTTGGTCAAGGAAGGTAAAATCACTGTTTAG
- the RIM8 gene encoding ph-response sensor protein, giving the protein MRRAVSKILPSSSNSNANSNLYSNANANSNSNSNSSSNSNVKGPTTQPTSTSSSRLSSSGFVSTFKLDFHAIDEFYIQLDNPHKVWLPGDEVSGQIVLISKRNLANIVITLSLAGFVKINASSHSKLRPLKHTLFDHTIRIYGGETRSNSNTNGSGNGNNNSNSNSNSNNRNSNPHEFSNGLFKGEHVFPFIVKLPNKRIFTSIDFGKGSINYTLLASIGNSSSYTTAQSAIPTPPMDSSLNTTNISTNNNSSNSGSSRGKFIHNPSHTSEKLINLVNPVDVSEFPRPKPKRLILRDPRSTAGRDKKLIRTQSSTSTINTINTFATFSSNNSDQSSVDDRLSEAEHTAVSNVGPTSSISDKAPASINSLSPTIKVILDVPQRGYLRGESIPLKISINHLKKIQDLNGIIVTFVRVCRLDNGPDGVVESFRKDLQQLVLPLYVDPQTFKSEIQSSLRVPADAFPTITGCPLVSFQYFIEVLINLSGKSVVVDPELLAERPSPESGNSSKLQNQAPTSIDQFQFNFGSSIQSQKERSTFINTDRFKRSKKFLQITTEVCIGTHRSRATNYDIDNTSATHSSDSSVHNALGIGAAPGTSSRRSSLSHSNSNSRLSPTSYSNSPQNRPSPHHISNGTFLQTSSSTSSPLATTTPISASAPSPVAPSNMGQPSFPPQSLHHLQHSQHPSSNQSLPLSDSSSHRFAFNAIPESHELHNFDTPPYSHPTEEETPQYPVPGYNSIHTQGTPIGVTDSSAHAIDQNYSSAIIAASATNISHEFTENANVTSNLTEKERMQQHEESLLPSAPPDLDEELDAYESRNQNQEQIRHQRDMHEQRQRQEQQQSSSSSQIFNESSNTQVPTSHQFNFFSYRNSSIDPPTLEQRNQTGQISTSSPSLSHPNDRQQLEYPQPKNQNETQSHVAHAPSSSQLQQVLFNDDVIDHVPNYSNAQHDELVSSHFQNSLSSHNNHNNDQSYSHQ; this is encoded by the coding sequence ATGAGAAGGGCGGTTTCTAAAATCCTACCTTCATCCTCAAACTCGAAtgcaaactcaaacttATACTCAAACGCAAAcgcaaactcaaactcaaactcaaactcaagctcaaactcaaacgtCAAAGGACCAACCACACAGCCCACAAGCACTTCGTCACTGAGACTAAGCTCGCTGGGGTTTGTCTCAACTTTCAAATTGGACTTTCATGCCATAGATGAATTCTATATTCAATTGGATAACCCTCACAAAGTATGGCTTCCAGGTGATGAAGTATCAGGTCAAATAGTCTTGATATCGAAAAGGAACTTGGCCAACATCGTTATTACACTACTGTTGGCAGGCTTTGTCAAAATAAATGCATCGTCGCATTCAAAATTAAGGCCGTTGAAACACACTTTATTCGACCATACAATCCGAATATACGGTGGTGAAACAAGATCAAATTCCAACACTAATGGCAGTGGAAATGGcaataacaatagcaatagcaatagcaatagcaataaCAGAAACAGTAACCCACATGAGTTCTCCAATGGGTTGTTCAAAGGAGAGCACGTTTTTCCCTTTATTGTAAAACTACCGAACAAGAGAATATTTACCTCGATTGACTTTGGCAAAGGCTCGATAAACTATACTTTGCTAGCCTCAATTGGCAACTCATCCTCATACACTACTGCTCAATCAGcaataccaacaccaccCATGGACTCGTCACTAAACACTACAAATATtagcaccaacaacaatagtagCAACAGTGGCAGTAGCCGAGGTAAATTTATTCACAACCCTTCACATACCTCAGAAAAACTAATCAATTTAGTTAACCCAGTTGATGTTTCCGAATTTCCAcgaccaaaaccaaaaagacTCATATTACGAGACCCGCGAAGTACAGCTGGTCGAGATAAAAAGCTAATAAGGACTCAGTCGTCTACATCCACTATAAATACCATCAACACATTTGCCACTTTCTCGTCAAACAACTCCGACCAAAGCTCTGTCGATGACCGATTATCTGAAGCAGAACACACTGCAGTTTCCAATGTTGGGCCAACATCTTCCATCTCAGATAAAGCTCCCGCATCAATCAATAGCTTGTCACCTACCATCAAAGTCATTTTGGATGTCCCACAACGAGGATACTTAAGAGGGGAGTCAATACCCTTGAAGATCTCGATAAACcatttaaagaaaatacaGGACCTCAATGGAATCATAGTCACATTTGTCCGTGTATGTCGATTAGATAATGGACCCGATGGAGTCGTTGAGAGTTTCAGAAAAGATTTACAGCAACTAGTTCTTCCATTATACGTAGATCCCCAAACATTCAAATCAGAAATTCAGTCATCATTAAGGGTCCCCGCCGATGCATTCCCCACTATCACTGGTTGTCCACTAGTTTCTTTCCAATATTTTATTGAGGTATTGATCAATCTTTCCGGAAAATCTGTGGTAGTTGATCCTGAACTTTTGGCAGAACGGCCCCTGCCAGAAAGTGGTAATAGCAGCAAACTACAGAACCAAGCTCCCACATCGATTGATCAGTTTCAATTTAATTTTGGCTCTTCAATTCAGAGCCAAAAAGAACGGTCTACTTTTATCAATACAGATAGGTTTAAACGATCGAAGaagtttttgcaaattaCCACGGAGGTGTGTATTGGCACGCATAGACTGAGAGCAACTAATTATGATATTGATAACACAAGCGCAACTCACTCACTGGATAGTAGTGTTCACAATGCACTTGGAATTGGTGCTGCACCTGGAACTCTGTCGAGAAGGTCGTCTTTGCTGCATTCAAATTCCAACCTGCGTTTGTCGCCGACTAGTTATTCAAATTCTCCTCAAAATAGGCCATCTCCACACCATATTTCTAATGGAACTTTTCTTCAGACATCATCGAGCACTTCGTCCCCGTTGGCCACGACGACGCCTATCTCGGCTTCAGCACCAAGTCCTGTTGCACCCTCGAATATGGGCCAGCCATCGTTTCCACCTCAATCCCTTCATCACTTACAACACTCACAACATCCATCGTCTAATCAGTCATTACCTTTATCCGATTCATCGTCTCACAGATTTGCATTCAATGCAATTCCTGAAAGTCATGAGTTGCATAACTTTGATACTCCACCATATTCACACCCTACTGAGGAAGAAACGCCACAATATCCGGTACCTGGTTATAATTCAATACATACTCAAGGTACACCAATTGGTGTCACCGATAGCAGTGCCCATGCAATTGATCAAAATTATTCGAGCGCTATTATTGCTGCATCGGCTACTAATATCTCGCATGAATTTACAGAGAATGCTAATGTTACATCGAATTTGACGGAAAAAGAGCGGATGCAACAACACGAAGAAAGTCTATTACCGTCGGCTCCACCGGACTTGGACGAAGAACTTGACGCTTACGAGAGTagaaaccaaaatcaaGAACAAATTCGACATCAAAGAGATATGCACgaacaacgacaacgacaagaacaacaacaactgctgctgctgctgcaaaTTTTCAATGAAAGTAGTAATACTCAAGTACCCACAAGTCACCagttcaactttttttcttatagGAATAGTTCAATAGACCCACCTACATTAGAACAACGAAATCAGACTGGGCAAATAAGTACTAGTTCACCCTCATTATCCCATCCTAATGATAGGCAACAGCTTGAGTACCCGCAACCTAAAAATCAGAATGAGACTCAACTGCATGTAGCACATGCACCGTCCTCGAGTCAATTGCAACAAGTCTTGTTCAACGATGATGTGATTGATCATGTACCTAATTACTCAAATGCTCAACACGATGAATTAGTATCCTcgcattttcaaaattctCTTTCATCTCATAATAACCACAACAACGATCAAAGTTATTCGCATCAATAG